GTTTATGAAGCTTAAACCGTTGGGAATTAGAGAGGCATATAGATTTTCCTTAGAGCTTAAAATAGAGGACATAGCGGATTTCATAACCCTGTACTCGGTGTTTGGAGGTTACCCCAAGTACTGGGTTGCAATTGAGGATGAAGGGCTAATAGGTGAAAGCGCAGAAAAAATCCTGAAGGAACTTATATTCTCCGAATTTCCTCCCCTTGAGAACGAGGCTGAGATCATACTCTCGCTTGAGCTTGGAGGTAGATCATCTACTTACTACTCAATACTCCAAGCAATAGCGGAGGGAAAGTCAACGATTTCTCAAATAGCCAGCCATTTGAGGAGAAAGGAAACCAGTATAACGAGGCAGTTAAATGAGCTCAGGGAGTACTTTGAACTTGTTGGGAGGACGTGTTCCCCAATAAATGAGAGATGCCTTCTCTATGTTGCTCACCCGTACCTAGCGTTCTGGTTTAGGTTCATTTATCCTAATCAATCGGAGTATGAAATCAACAGGGAAAAGCTTTGGAGGAAGGTTAAGAAGGACTTAGAGGACTACGTTGGGAATAGGTTTGACTTAATTGGAGCAGAAATCTTAACTTTAAAGTACCAAGTTTCTAAATTTGGAAAGCACTTTGGCTTTTACAGGGAGGAGGGGAAGAGGAAGGTATACGAGATAGACTTTGTGGGAATAGATGGTAGGAGGGCCATATTCGCTGAGTTTAAGTGGCGGAAAAAGGCCATTGATGCAGAGAAACTAGTTGAGGAACTGAAGTGGAAGGCGGAAATGAGCGGATGGAAGGGAGAGAAGAAGTTTGTTTTAGTCGGTAGGAAATTTAAGAACGTCCCTGGAGATGTTGAGGTTATAGGGGAGGAGGATATCATAAAGTTAATTTCTCAAGCCTAGTGATAATCTATCAGGAGGCAGGAGGATCGTCTCAAGTCTCTATAACTTGGTTATCGTTAAGTTGCGTAAACCCTGGAAAGTTAACGGTAGCGTAAAGTTTTTGAGGTTAACGGTAGTTAACGGTAAATATGGACATAAATAAGCTTCTCGAGGTAATTAGGGAAGGTGAAAATGAGCGGATAGAGTTCAAGAAGACGGCAACACCTGACATAGCGAGGGAAATATGCGCAATGGCAAATGCTGAGGGAGGATACATCTTAATTGGGGTCACAGACGAAGGAAAGATCGCGGGGTGTAACGTTAAAAAAGCAAAAGAGACCATAACATCTGCTCTACAAAATGTTACACCTCCTCTAAAGGTAAAAATGCACGTGGTTAATCTTGAGGGAAGAGATATCCTAGTGGTTGAGGTTCCCAAATCGAGTGTTTTATGTTCCATTGGAGGGGTCGCATACATAAGGGTAGGAACAGGAATAAGGCCCCTTTCAATCCAAGAGATAGTTATGCTCTCCTCGGAGCTTGGAACTATAACATGGGATGAATTTCCAGTTGCTGAAATTTCAGAAATCAAGGAAGAATATGTAGAATGGTTTTTCAATTCAATGAAGCGCGCGAGAGGTAGGGAGATCCCCAGAGAAAACTGGAATCGGTATTTAAGGAGTGTTAGGGCAATCAAGGGGAATAAGTTGACAAATGCCGGAGTCTTGTTCTTTACAGACGTTAAAGAGTTCATTCCTTATGCAGGGGGTAGGATAATAAAGGTTGCTGAAGGGGAGCCGGTGTGGAGCAGGGAATTCGAAGGGCCGATATGGAAGGTCATAGATGAAATGTACAATGAACTAATGTCTCAGTTCAAGGTCATTGAAGTAATCGTTGGAACGAGAAGAGTCAAGATCCCTGAATATCCGCCGAGGGCCATTAGAGAGGCTATTGTGAACGCTTTCGCTCACAGGAATTATGCTATTCCCTCCGACGTGAAGATTTTTATCCATTCGGATAAGCTGATAGTTCGGAATCCTGGGGGTCTAATGCCTGGGGTCGATCTGGAAGATCCTGAGCACGTGCCGAGAAATCCAAACCTCTGCACGCTCCTGTATGACACTGGATACATAGAAAAGTACGGTTATGGGTTAAAGTTAATAAGAGAGGAGTGTAAGAAACATAGCCTCGTTGAGGTCGAGTTCAAAAGCTCCGCAAATAAGTTCGAGGTAATATTTAGGAAAAAAGGTCAAGAATTGCTTGATGATATTGACAAGAGAATATTAGAGTTTCTTGCAATACCAAGGAGAACTGGAGAAATCAGCGAATACGTTGGTTTGTCAAAGCCCGCAGTACTCAAAAGGTTAGAGAGGCTTGAGGCCTTAGGACTCGTGAGGGCTGTTGGAAGAGGTGCGCACAGGAAGTACATTGCAGGTGAATAGCCTTAGAATCCTTGAATTCCCTTCCTCCTCATGGTTCTCTCAAGGAACTTGTATGAGAGACCGCCCAGCATTAGGTACAGCAACGTTAACACGAAGAGTATCAACAATTCCTCTCTTACCCCGAATATGGGTCTTGACCCAGTGAGAAGGGCCCTTAGAACGTCAACTCCCCATGTGAAGGGGAACGCATACGAGAGGTACCTTAAGGGCCCCGGGAGGGGGATTATGGGGAAGTAAAGACCTCCTATGAGAGGGGCCATGTTTCCAATCAAAGATATAACCTCATCTCCCTCCCTAATCACTAGGGTCAGTCCAAATATGAGGTAGGCGAGACCGAAGGAGGCAGTTATAGACAGGAGAAACACTACAACTGAAACGGCAACTCCAGAAACCGTTGCCCCAATAACCCCCATAATAACTGCCAAGGCAACCAGGGGTAGGGAAGTAACAGTTGTTACCGCAATCCCAAGGAGAGACCAGCCTAGGATGTATTCGAGGGGAGTGAGCGGAGTTAGCAACATGCCCTCAAGCTGACCCGTCCTCATGTAGTACCTTAGGGCAAAGATAGATGACCACACGACCTCGACGTAGTTCCAGTACACTATTCCAAGGATGTAGTACTCAAAGTAGTTCTCGGTTCCCAAAATATTCCCTAAGCCAATCTTTTTCCCGTACCAGAGTGCAATTATAACTGGAACTACCGTGAGCACTGGAACTAGGACGTTTCCGTACCAGTCAATTCTGTACCTTCTCGCCGTCAGCAGGGACGCTTTGGCGAGTGCCAAAAACCTCACCAAGCTTCCCACTCCCCACTAATTCTGAGGAACTCTTCCCCCTTCTTTATCATCCATATCCCAACAAGAAGGTATGCAAGTGTAACTAAGTTTAAGCCCAGGAGGTAGTAGGATAAGCAGGGGAGGTCTCCATGGAGGACCTTCCTGCCCACTATTATGGTGTACGTTAGCGGTATCAGATATGCCACCCCTTTAACGATCCTGGGTAAGCCCTAATGTCGGCGGTAACACCCGAGGTAACTGCGAGTGCTCCCTGGGTTAAGAGGTTCACTCCTCCTATCCTCCTGAACCTGAGGACGAGGCCAGCCCACAGAAGTGAGAAGGCGAACATGTAAAAGCCAGAAGCTATATAGAGGGGAATAAGCTTAAATCCAGCTGAAACTCCGGCTAACTTGAAGATGGTTATGGTAACAACCGTGATGTAGGAGCACTCGACAATCATCCAGAGGCCCTTGCCAACCAAAAAACTCAGAAGACTTACGGGGGATAGGGCAACACTCACCAGAGTCCCTTCCTCTCTCTCATCCTCAAACGCCTCCTGAAGGCCAAAGAAGTACTGGTTCAGCCAGTACCACATTATAGAACCCACTAACACGGATTCTCCAAAGCTTGGAGAGAGGAACTTCGCGGTAAGAACCCAAGGGGCTAGAATGAAGAAAGGAGTTAGGGCGAAGTTAAGCCAGACTACCCTGTACCTCCTCTGAACCCTGAACTCCTTCTTCGCTATCGTTAATACCTTTCTAAGGCTCATTGAGGAGCCTCCTCAGAATGGAGTACAGATCATCCCTCTCGACCCTTATATTCTGGGCATTCCTCTTTATGAGCTCCCTAAGCTTCTCGTCGAGCTCCTCCTCCCTGGCTATTACCTCAACCTCCTCTCCGTTGATTGTTGCGGTGATCTTTAGGGTGTCGAACGAGAACCTTGAAAGCCTGTCATCGGCTATTATCCTCCCCTCCCTCATAACGACTAGCCTCGCGTTCCCGGGAAGGTCGTGGAGAATGTGGCTTACCAACACAATCGTAACTCCCTGGGAGTTGAGCTCTTGAAGGAAGGAGATAACCTCGGTTACGGCCCTTGGATCTAGATCGTTTAAAACCTCATCGAGGAGGAGAACCTTTGGGTCGTGAATTAAGGCCTTTGCTAAGAGTAGCTTTTTCCTCATTCCCGTTGAATACTCTTCGACGAGCTTGTTCTTGGCATCCCCAAGGCCAACCCTTTTGAGGAGGTACTCGGCTTTTTCCCTCCAGTTTTTAACCCCCTAGAGGCCCGCAAACACCTCGAGGTTCTCCATCCTCGTGAGCTTCCAGTATAGACTTCTCTCGTTTGCAAGCACCACACCTAGAATTTTTGAAGCCTTCTTCCACTCCCTCACCATCTCGTAGTCAAAGACTCTAACTTCCCCCTTATCCGGAATTAGAAGGCCAGAAATAATCTTGAGAAGGGTGCTCTTACCTG
This genomic interval from Pyrococcus kukulkanii contains the following:
- a CDS encoding ATP-binding protein — translated: MNIVRFIDREREIKELNKARERARRGLYVLVIYGHRRVGKTRLLAEFLNKNDLYFFVNRGKNSERLLKEFVEILKEKQLLGKYEVIETWDQFFDVLLSRCEGVVAFDEFQDFHFVDKSVFSTLQRKIDEFEDKAKVLLILTGSTLGLIKRTFQDGREPLYGRIKKFMKLKPLGIREAYRFSLELKIEDIADFITLYSVFGGYPKYWVAIEDEGLIGESAEKILKELIFSEFPPLENEAEIILSLELGGRSSTYYSILQAIAEGKSTISQIASHLRRKETSITRQLNELREYFELVGRTCSPINERCLLYVAHPYLAFWFRFIYPNQSEYEINREKLWRKVKKDLEDYVGNRFDLIGAEILTLKYQVSKFGKHFGFYREEGKRKVYEIDFVGIDGRRAIFAEFKWRKKAIDAEKLVEELKWKAEMSGWKGEKKFVLVGRKFKNVPGDVEVIGEEDIIKLISQA
- a CDS encoding RNA-binding domain-containing protein translates to MDINKLLEVIREGENERIEFKKTATPDIAREICAMANAEGGYILIGVTDEGKIAGCNVKKAKETITSALQNVTPPLKVKMHVVNLEGRDILVVEVPKSSVLCSIGGVAYIRVGTGIRPLSIQEIVMLSSELGTITWDEFPVAEISEIKEEYVEWFFNSMKRARGREIPRENWNRYLRSVRAIKGNKLTNAGVLFFTDVKEFIPYAGGRIIKVAEGEPVWSREFEGPIWKVIDEMYNELMSQFKVIEVIVGTRRVKIPEYPPRAIREAIVNAFAHRNYAIPSDVKIFIHSDKLIVRNPGGLMPGVDLEDPEHVPRNPNLCTLLYDTGYIEKYGYGLKLIREECKKHSLVEVEFKSSANKFEVIFRKKGQELLDDIDKRILEFLAIPRRTGEISEYVGLSKPAVLKRLERLEALGLVRAVGRGAHRKYIAGE
- a CDS encoding ABC transporter permease, which gives rise to MRFLALAKASLLTARRYRIDWYGNVLVPVLTVVPVIIALWYGKKIGLGNILGTENYFEYYILGIVYWNYVEVVWSSIFALRYYMRTGQLEGMLLTPLTPLEYILGWSLLGIAVTTVTSLPLVALAVIMGVIGATVSGVAVSVVVFLLSITASFGLAYLIFGLTLVIREGDEVISLIGNMAPLIGGLYFPIIPLPGPLRYLSYAFPFTWGVDVLRALLTGSRPIFGVREELLILFVLTLLYLMLGGLSYKFLERTMRRKGIQGF
- a CDS encoding ABC transporter permease, whose amino-acid sequence is MSLRKVLTIAKKEFRVQRRYRVVWLNFALTPFFILAPWVLTAKFLSPSFGESVLVGSIMWYWLNQYFFGLQEAFEDEREEGTLVSVALSPVSLLSFLVGKGLWMIVECSYITVVTITIFKLAGVSAGFKLIPLYIASGFYMFAFSLLWAGLVLRFRRIGGVNLLTQGALAVTSGVTADIRAYPGSLKGWHI